The window AAATCTAAATTAACCACATACTATATATTAAGTTGAAATTTATTCACTTTGCTTTTGGGACTTCTGATTAACCAATCTAAACATTCCAAATCCAGTCAGGTCGACCACTGAAAGAAAATATAATGATCATTATgtccatagttattaaaggcgcgcctatggcgcaccaggcgcaggccttggcgccatggcagccccatggcgaggcgcaatcgccatggcgcgcgcctggtgcgccattttgcgccaaatgcagttgccaaaggcgcaccaaggcgcgccttggcAGTTAGAGGCAGTTATGGGCAGTTTTTTGGTAGTTACTTTATATATCTGGAATGGAACACATGTTATATTAACAAAAAGTATTAAAAAGGAGAGAGATTATAGGTTTTAAACTAAGTAGAAGACGAAGAGACTctttgaagaggaagagacaGAGATTATAGGTTTTAAACTAAGTAGAAGACGAAGAGACTctttgaagaggaagagacaGAGTCATTTGAAGAGTAAGAGACAGAGTCATtaaaagaggaagaagtttaCTAGAAAGAAAACACATTAAACGGATTCAAACAACAGAAACAAAGAAGCCAAAGGGAATTCAACTTTGATGATCAATAGTTTGATGATGCCTTAGATGAGGAgtgtgatagtgatgatgaggAGTGATGGATTTGTAGAGTTTTGATTAGGAGTAGAACTTAGGAATTAGTATTCAACTTTAAAGTTTTCTAATATggggtttattttgcattttaaaatttatttatgcttaagatattttcatgatttagttttatgttagttttatatttttataatttttattttttttaagtgcgCCTTGTCTCACTATGGCGCGCGCCATCGCCATGCCCCATGCGCCatggctccaggaccccttgcgccttagtgcgccatgcgcctttaataactatgattATGTCTTGGCATGCCAATATTTGTGGTTTGTTGACCAATAAGAACCTTATATATTTTCAACTTTCTTAATCAATTATTGCTCAGTGTTTTCGAATATGTTCTCTAAGTTCTTGCTTATAGAAATAGTAATGGTTGTATGTCTAGCTATATTGTAATCCTGATTTGAAATTATATGAAGAGATAGTTGCTATTTCAAATCCGGCATTGTCTACAACAACAAGGCCTTAgttccgaaatgattcgggtcggctaacatgaaccatcatataaaaccttgaaatcaagtcgtgttaATAATGGAAAATCTTGGATGTCGGGAAATTGGAAAAAgcatattcttcttcttctgaatgCTTGAGTTCATTGTTATGTTCTGctgaaatttgaaaatttcatATTTCAACTTTATGTTGTGTTTAACTAAATTATGCACCTTCAAGTTTAGAACATTTTTCTTATTCTATTCACAGTtttagtttaaaatattttagtttttacaGATTCAGGTAGTATATGGATAATGATAATCAGCTTTAAGATGGGTATCGATATCAAAGTAGCATTTGTAATTGGCTTTGTGGTGGATATGGGTTCCCTATATCATAAACGGATTTGGGAGTGGGTATCTTATCTTCTTCCATTCTTACTATCTGCTAACTTATAGCAGACAGGCACATAGGAATGATTTTTTGTTGGCTGGAGATATAGAAGAAGATAAGACAACAAAACAATTTCCCTTCTTCTATTTAATTATCTGCTTTCTTATAGTTTGAAGCTTATTTGACACATAATTTTTGTAATTCACCTTACCTAATTTGGTTATTAATTGTTAGATTATAGTTTAAAGTAGAATTTGATGATTCTAGTTTATCCTTTGTTTAAAGCAACACATATTAGATTGGAATATATCGGGTAACAAAAACGTTAATTATATTGAAAGTGGACTACAATTAAGAATAAATGAAAATggaaatgttgattttctttATGGAAAAGCGGGAGAAAAGCCACTTCATTAATATGGGTGTTTGTGTGTCTCTGTGTAGAATTATGTGTTTCATCTacttttttgtataattttattttgttatcaaTCTTGCTGTTATCATATATTATTTTGTGATCGATCATCAATTTGAACTGCTGAAATAATTTGATTCTCTCTGAGCTTTTGTTGATGGATCCATTATAGAGTAAAACTATGTTTCTAACTTCGCATTTTGATTTTGTCCTGTAACAGACTGAAGGAGAATGGCTATGATGATTAAGGCTATGGCCCTTGCGTTTTTATTATTAGCCACTCAGATTTCATTCTTGCTGGCGCTTCCATCCACGGTGCCAGCTTTCTTTTGGTCATCTCACCGTGATCATCAGTAAGTTTTCCTCTTTAGGTTTCTctcatttatttttctttttctttttccaaatTGACGTGAAATTATCTAGTTATGGTTGTAGAATTGCTCATAATCTGTTGTCAAAGTAGTATACTATTCTACTCTGAATTATATATCAAATATGGATGGCTGGTTTTCCTGAAAAAATTAGAGGAAACAATGTCAAAAATActataaaaaaatgttaagaGTGAGATTATATGCTTATTCTATTTATGAATTTATTCTTTAGTATGCTGAATGCTGAATGCTGTACAGAGAAGATGAAAGATATATAGTTTATGCCTTTATACATCATGGAACTATTTAAAGGTGAAAGATAGAAGTAATACTCATCCAACGTATGTAAAATGGAACAGACTACTTGACGATGTACTGATAATGATTAGACCTACCTTTTATCTGAGGTTTTAAAATAGTAGAAAATTTCATTCTGCTCATGAAttgaatataatatatattcttttcatttaAAATTTGACATGCTTGCATATGCTGGTCGTTATTAGATTGCCAAGCAGAACATAATAGGAAACAAAAAGTTCTCTTAATGGTAAGAGGCAGTGATGTAAAGGTTGTTTAAGTAGTGTTACATGTAGTATGTTTTTAGTAAACATGAACACATTTTTTACTGTCTTGACTGCTTACTCTCAGTTATATACACATCCTTTGTTGATCTCTCTTGCTTGTTGTAGCTAATAGTCTAAATTCTATATGAAAAACAGGTAAAGTGGCTTAGCAATTCACTAAAAAATAGCCagcttcctttttttttctctctttacaGATATAGAGCATATAAATTCTTTGATGAAATACATATTGATTTTTAAAACTAAACCTCTTGGGTGAGCAAAATACATTGCATGTAGCATATTGATTTGTGTCGTTGGTCTAATCATAATCCAAAAATCTAGCTTTTATATGTTAGTGTCGAAGCCAACTGTCAAGTTAGAAGTAATTCTGTAGCTTCTTTCTGAAGATCAACAATTCATCATCATCATGTGATAGCTTTTATAAATGAAACCTCAAAATCTGCTGAAATTATGTTGTGTAAATCAAACTGAATAAACTTATACAGATTTGTCGAAATATATTTGAAGAATTAAGACGATATATCATAAGAAAACATGTATAGGTATGACTACATACCATTATGGAAAGGAAAAGAGACATTGTAGTGCAAACTCATTATGTCTTTGGTCGTTAGATACTATCCTTCATCCCTAAAGCTCCGTCCACTGATAATGTGTCAGGATTTAGAATCTTGGTTTGCTTATTGTTCCTTATTGTCATAGTTGTATTGTTAAAAATATCATCCCTTACTGATTGATTATCTATATTTTTAGTTTGAAACAGAAACTGTTCTTATGTATCACTAAAGAAGCTGATCCACACATATCATATGACTTGACCAtaccatagttgttaaaggcgcgcctAGAGCAAGGCTCAAGGTCTTGAGCCTTGAACCTTAAAATTGAGGCGCTGTAAAAAAGGCTCTCGCCTTGTGCACCTCGCTCGCGACTTGGAGCCTGGTGTGCTTGACAGTTTTacttagggtttttttttacagttttttttttatttttacagttttttttttttattaaaataactgttttattaatctcaaccactaaTCTAACTTAAATAAGATCGCTCTTAACCCTTAATTTAAATAAGAATATGAAGCGTCCcaatcataattaaatatataaagaatagaGAAAGATTAGGAGAAGAAGTCACCTTAAGTATATGGAGAGGACCATATTAATTTGGAGGATGATCTTGATGatgattattattagtttttgttGTGTGTTCTTTTTATTGACAATGAATGTTTATTAATTTAGCAGCATTAGTTATAGTTAGGTACTTTAGGTTAAGAAGTTAAGTATACTTGTCTTTATGAAGTATgaaattaatttggtgtttttggcatttatgatttagtattatgtttttatgtggttttgttttgtttgtgtggTCAATGGTcataagtgttttttttttttgttatgcttaactagtaaaagagtgtatatttttattttattttatgcaccTCGTGTTTCTAAGGCGCGCGCCTCACCTTGTGCCTTTGCTCCGGGACCCCTTGGCGCCTTAGTGTGCCTtgcgcgcctttaacaactgTGGCTATACCAATAGTATGGAAGAAATTTTCTTCAAACTATTAAGTGTTttatcttcatttttttttctgtttttaaatCATGCATTTCTTGAGCTTTATATGGTTTGAGATAAATGCAAATTGTATTTTAGTTGGATGCATAGTGTACTTGTCACATTCTTTTTTGCAAATAATCTAATACTGTATTAATGTGAGTGGTGATTTCAATCAACAGAATTAACGATGCAGTCAATTATCAAACCATGTCTTCAAGGAATCTTGCTGATTCTATTCTTTCTGATGGGGGATGGTCAAACTTACTGGTTCAAAACCTTCCTTTATTCTGATAATTCCCTTTGCTTTGAGTAACTTGAATTTCATATGTATAAttctttttgaatttttggAAGCAAAGAATATTTCATGTTCATGTTCttatcatgatttttttttaaatttccgaATTAAGCTGTTCATTGTTAATGTttctttaatttatttgttcatgTAGTGTTCAGAGAGAAAGTATCAAGCGCCTGTAGATGTGGCACTTATTTTTGTTGGTAGAGAGGTAATAAACTTTGTGACATATCATTATCATAGACCACATGTTTACATAAATTAACAGTCCAAAGTGGAAACAAATTGTTATATGTTCTTTGCAATTTCTTTTGTAGTTTGATTATGATATTCATTGGCCATTTGCATCACACTTGCTTTTATCATGTTCTGCAAGTAGCATGTGCACTGATTATGCCATTTTTGCTATTTCTAGCTGATGTCCTCAGATATTGCAGCAAGCAAAAATGTTGATCTTGTCAATCTGCTAAAGGTAATTGGTGTTGGTCTTAGTATGTTTATGCTTTGAAGACATTGAGAATTGTAAAGTTATaatagttatatattttgttcTCAAAGTTATATTATTGCTTTGAACAGGTCTCTTTTACAACATCTAATTTTTCCATGGCTTTCCCGTATGTTGCTGTATCTGAGGAGGAGACAATCGAGAATATATTGTTTTCGGGTTTCGCAGACACTTGTGGGAAGGACATTGGAATTAATAATGTTGCCATTTCCGAATCATGCTTTGTCAAGGGCAACAACTTTGAAAAGCTTGTAGATCTTCATGCTGTTAAAGTAAATTGACTTGAATTGTTATATGAAGTAATAATTTTGAGGATCAATGACAAATCTCTCTGATTATCTTTTGACCCTGAATGGACAGGATCATCTAGTTTCAAAGATGGAAAAGAGATCAAATGGGCAAGCAGATCTGGTTGTGTTTTGCCATGAAGGCGCTCATTCTGCAAAAGGTTTAGAGCAACCACAAACTGAAGGTGCTTAAGTTCTCTATTGCTAGATGATACCAAGAATTTATTTAGTTCTCCGGGAAATGTTTACACCTATACATTAATTGAATATGCAGGCAAAACTTTGTCTGAGCTTATCAGTTCCATGGAGAAACTAGAGGCAAAGTACGAAGTTCTCTATGTTTCAGATCCATTTCGATCAATTCAGTATCCTTCTCATCAAGTGCTGGAAAGATTTCTTGCTGAAGGTGGTCCTGGAAATGAATCAGCCGGTCCTGTTATGTGTGATGAAGTTTGCAAGATCAAATCATCACTTTTGGAGGGAGTTTTTGTTGTAAGTTCCAACATTTTGTCTAATTCTTGATACCAATACTTCATTTGTTGAATAGTCATTTTGCGTTTTCATTACTTTGCAACAAATAGGAAAGGTGTCTACCGAacaacttcatttttttttttatcatgaggATGCTTCTGTTTTTTAGATCGTATGTTGTTTTGGAGGGAAATAGTTTACTTTTTGATTAGGATAACGTCAAAAGATCTTGAACTAGAGGGTATGCTAACGACTAGGAAAAACTAGTGGAGAGgctaaatagaaaaaataagttaagagtGCCAACTGATTTTAGTTTACTGctgttatttatatatttttggttgcTGCAGTAATATCCTATAAAACGGTCTTTCAGATTAGAAATGTCCTATAGTACCATACACCTTGTGATAGAATCCTAGAAAAGAGAAATCGTAATGATTCATTCACCATTCAACTTTCGGCTAGTATATAAACATTTACAAAAATGGATCATTTTGTACACTTGAGTTGTATGTAATGGCGATAACATAAGCTTATTTTAAACCTTATAAGCATAATAAAGAGGCAAGTGTCTTGGCTGCTAGTGATTTATTATGGTGCTCAAGGGGAAACTAAAGTAGTGCACTGTTTATGCGTGAAAGCAATCGTTAATATGCGGTCGCTCATTACATTCATATTCTCGCTTTTCCTGCGTCTGTCtgatttttttacgttttttgctATACGATTGGGGACGCTGATGTGtttgtttttggtttttcaGGGACTTGTTTTGCTTATCATTTTAATATCAGGCCTTTGCTGTATGATGGGCATTGATACTCCAACAAGATTTGAAGCACCCCAAGACTCTTGATAAATTTTGTGTGTGACAGTACTCTATGCCGCATGTCTTCTGATTCAGGctctactgtgtttgtaatctAGTCACCGCGAACGGATACGTCGCCTTGTAAGGCCATTTAAGGTCAGTAATAATGGCGTGCAGATTGTATGCGTGTTCATCGTGTGCCATCtcttattttaataattaagtGATGTAATTAATCTATTCTTTCCTTGAGTAGGattgttggaaaaaaaaaaggtttaagATATATGTATTCCGAAACCATGAAGTTTTGGCTCAGATTTCTGGTTGAATATCCCGTCTTCATGATGAAAATAGCATAACATTGTTTATGGAAATATTTTTCCAGATACAAATGTTGACTCTGTAGTTTTGATTATCTAACCCTGCTACAGGAAGAAATTGTATATAAAACAATGCGATAGGTTATGGCAATGGTATTGGGCACTCTCTGCTGGTGAATATTGGTCCCAGACAAGTTGGTCCAGAATCAATTAGTTCTGGACCACTCGGATTGTGATCTTCTCAAGTTTAATTTCAACTTGAAAGGTCATATTGTAAGCTCATACACTAGTTACAAAATTTTCGAATCAAGTTTTAGACATGTCGTTGTTGTGGTCTTTTAGGTTTGTAGCTATGATTAAGTTGACTAATCACAAACATGGGATCAGGGATGAGTGATGTCTGGCTTGATGACCTTTGAGTAAACAAAGACTTCACAAAATGGCTTCATACTCTGTCATGTTGTTG is drawn from Euphorbia lathyris chromosome 9, ddEupLath1.1, whole genome shotgun sequence and contains these coding sequences:
- the LOC136205887 gene encoding uncharacterized protein, which gives rise to MAMMIKAMALAFLLLATQISFLLALPSTVPAFFWSSHRDHQINDAVNYQTMSSRNLADSILSDGGWSNLLCSERKYQAPVDVALIFVGRELMSSDIAASKNVDLVNLLKVSFTTSNFSMAFPYVAVSEEETIENILFSGFADTCGKDIGINNVAISESCFVKGNNFEKLVDLHAVKDHLVSKMEKRSNGQADLVVFCHEGAHSAKGLEQPQTEGKTLSELISSMEKLEAKYEVLYVSDPFRSIQYPSHQVLERFLAEGGPGNESAGPVMCDEVCKIKSSLLEGVFVGLVLLIILISGLCCMMGIDTPTRFEAPQDS